One window of the Pyrus communis chromosome 17, drPyrComm1.1, whole genome shotgun sequence genome contains the following:
- the LOC137723379 gene encoding 3'-5' exonuclease, with product MDHSQSEQEKQKQDHRFMEIPELDDDPFTEEDLQAIEAAFEAATSSLPKKRSSSPEDDGADHKTLQRRQSESARRRLPNSVLALQHPNAFPLSPCRQANARMKYPVMMFGGEIKYSRTAVEVEKAALEILKNFQAKKKAVGQNAIGFDIEWKPTFKRGVPPGKAAVMQICGGTSCCYVMHIVHSGIPRSLQLLLEDSSILKVGVGIANDCLKVFKDYNVSTKAVEDLSYLAKRKVVEGLQNWGLASLTEKLICKELLKPNKIRLGNWEAKFLSKDQLQYAATDAFASWYLYEVLLSLPDAEKDTAHNQSEELRAVSL from the exons ATGGATCACTCCCAATCCgaacaagaaaagcaaaagcaagACCACCGCTTTATGGAAATCCCAGAGTTGGACGACGATCCCTTCACGGAAGAAGACCTCCAAGCCATTGAAGCCGCATTCGAAGCTGCGACTTCCTCTCTCCCCAAAAAGCGAAGCTCCAGTCCAGAAGACGACGGGGCCGACCACAAAACCCTGCAACGCCGCCAGTCCGAGAGTGCCCGACGCCGACTGCCCAATTCAGTTCTCGCTCTCCAGCATCCAAACgcattccctctctctccttgcCGTCAAG CCAATGCAAGGATGAAATATCCCGTGATGATGTTTGGAGGTGAGATTAAATATAGCAGAACTGCAGTTGAAGTAGAGAAAGCTGCCCTggagattttaaagaattttcaagcaaagaaaaaagcaGTGGGTcaaaatgcaattggatttgACATCGAGTGGAAGCCCACATTTAAAAGAG GCGTTCCACCTGGGAAGGCTGCAGTTATGCAGATATGTGGAGGCACAAGTTGTTGTTATGTAATGCACATTGTACATTCTGGAATTCCTCGAAGTCTGCAGTTACTTCTCGAAGATTCTTCAATTTTGAAG GTTGGAGTTGGCATTGCCAATGATTGTCTTAAGGTTTTCAAAGATTATAATGTATCTACTAAAGCCGTAGAAGATCTTTCATATCTAGCTAAGCGGAAGGTCGTTGAAGGTCTGCAGAACTGGGGTCTTGCATCTCTAACTGAGAAGCTCATTTGCAAAGAG CTTTTGAAGCCCAACAAAATTAGATTGGGAAACTGGGAGGCCAAGTTTTTATCAAAGGATCAGTTACAGTATGCCGCAACTGATGCTTTCGCATCATGGTACCTTTACGAG GTGCTACTGAGCCTCCCTGATGCCGAAAAAGATACAGCCCACAACCAGAGTGAGGAACTGCGAGCTGTGTCATTGTGA
- the LOC137722501 gene encoding DNA repair protein RAD50, whose protein sequence is MSTVDKMLIKGIRSFDPENKHVITFFKPLTLIVGPNGAGKTTIIECLKLSCSGELPPNARSGHSFVHDPKVAGETETKAQIKLRFRTAAGKDVVCIRSFQLTQKASKMEFKAIDSVLQTINPHTGEKVCLSYRCADMDREIPALMGVSKAILENVIFVHQDEANWPLQDPSTLKKKFDDIFSATRYTKALEVIKKLHKDQAQEIKTYKLQLENLQTKKDIAYKHREQISQAQEKANFLKSEMQGLEGMIQDVNTKIQYTDTKLKDLKKLEDQISQKTAVRSTLVNEREEKHKALEEENEDTDEELKEWKTKFEEKIALLETKIRKLEREENDAESKITFLEKTLKESIREISKLENEAEVHLCSKNERDSIIQKLFSRHNLGALPNPPFTNEVALNLTNRIKSRLLDLEKDLQNKKMSNEKELETTWDCYNDVKDRWKSIEAQKEAKEEIKNGLLKRIEEKKNERDSLELEVSNVDLSHIDEKEKNMHIELERKTNQYAKREFESTIRQKYNEMFSIEQMITVAKKEKVAMAVDTEDRTKLSMKKNDLENRKRQHGKIINENRERVRGVLKGRFPPEKDLRGEISKVLSAVTMEFDDLSTKSREAENEVNMLQTRIQEINNNIYKHRKDMDSKRRYIESKLQALDQQSFTVDYYPTVLDSAKEKRDVEKRKYNFADGMRQMFDPFERVARANHICPCCERPFSLQEEDEFVKKQRMNAASSAEKLKVLAAESSTADSFFQQLDRLRMVYEEYVNIGKERIPNAERELHDLNQEMEQKSYALDDVLAVLAQVKAEKDSIQALMEPIENADRLFQDIQREQKLVDELAHKLEQGHGARSMQDIETELDNLLETKDNLHREVMQLRTEQTELQDDLSAVRNRWHNIREEKVKAANLLSDVKRAEEELERLTEEKNRVDLDEKLLAESLRPLSKEKDKLLGYHNDLKVKLNREYDDQAERKREYEQEVEALNMINLKIKEYNDSKKGEKLQEIQEKQHLLESQLQSCKTRKKEILAELNKSKDLRGKQDQVRRNIEDNLSYRKTKAEVEELTHELESLEDKMLKIGRKPKVQAELEKLSHEREEFLKRLNQNEGIISAHQSEISKHKIDLKNPDYKDIDKRYFDQLIQLKTTEMANKDLDRYYNALDKALMRFHSMKMEEINKIIRELWQQTYRGQDIDYICIHSDSDGAGTRSYSYKVLMQTGDTELEMRGRCSAGQKVLASLIIRLALAETFCLNCGILALDEPTTNLDGPNADSLAAALHRIMEDRKGQENFQLIVITHDERFAQLIGQRQHAEKYYRVAKDDHQHSIIEAQEIFD, encoded by the exons ATGAGTACGGTGGACAAGATGCTAATAAAGGGAATCCGGAGCTTCGACCCGGAGAACAAGCACGTCATCACCTTCTTCAAGCCCTTAACCCTAATCGTCGGCCCCAACGGCGCCggcaaaaccaccattatcGAGTGCTTGAAGCTCTCCTGCTCCGGCGAGTTGCCTCCCAACGCTCGCTCCGGCCATAGCTTCGTCCATGACCCTAAGGTCGCCGGCGAAACCGAGACCAAAGCCCAGATTAAGCTCCGCTTCAGGACCGCCGCCGGCAAAGATGTGGTGTGCATTAGGTCGTTTCAGCTCACGCAGAAGGCCTCGAAAATGGAGTTCAAGGCCATCGACAGCGTCCTTCAGACCATTAATCCCCACACTGGAGAG AAAGTTTGCCTTAGTTATCGATGTGCCGATATGGATAGGGAAATCCCTGCTTTAATGGGTGTGTCAAAGGCTATCTTAGAAAATGTTATATTTGTGCACCAAGATGAAGCCAATTGGCCTTTGCAGGATCCTTCAACATTGAAGAAGAAGTTTGATGATATCTTCTCTGCTACCCG ATATACTAAGGCATTGGAGGTAATTAAAAAACTTCACAAGGATCAAGCTCAAGAGATAAAGACCTACAAGCTACAGTTGGAGAATCTTCAAACCAAAAAAGATATTGCATATAAG CATCGCGAGCAAATTTCTCAAGCTCAAGAAAAAgcaaattttttgaaaagtgaGATGCAGGGGTTGGAGGGAATGATCCAAGATGTGAATACTAAAATTCAGTATACTGACACAAAACTAAAGGATTTGAAGAAGCTGGAGGACCAGATATCACAGAAAACTGCCGTGAGAAGCACCCTGGTTAACGAGCGGGAGGAGAAGCACAAAGCTCTTGAAGAGGAGAATGAAG ACACTGATGAAGAATTGAAGGAATGGAAAACCAAGTTTGAAGAAAAGATTGCGCTTTTGGAAACTAAAATCAGGAAGTTGGAGAGGGAAGAGAATGACGCAGAGAGCAAAATTACTTTCCTTGAAAAAACGCTTAAGGAATCTATACGGGAGATTAGCAAGCTCGAAAACGAAGCTGAA GTTCATTTGTGCTCAAAGAATGAGAGAGATTCTATCATTCAAAAGCTCTTTTCAAGGCACAATTTGGGTGCTCTTCCTAATCCTCCCTTCACCAATGAAGTTGCTCTGAACCTCACCAATCGAATAAAATCAAGGTTGTTGGATCTAGAAAAGGATTTGCAAAATAAGAAG ATGTCAAATGAAAAAGAACTTGAGACAACATGGGACTGCTACAATGATGTAAAAGACCGTTGGAAGTCTATTGAGGCTCAGAAAGAAGCTAAAGAAGAAATAAAG AATGGCCTTCTGAAGCGCatagaggaaaaaaagaatGAGCGTGATTCTTTAGAACTTGAAGTTTCAAATGTTGATCTTTCTCACattgatgaaaaagaaaaaaatatg CATATTGAGCTTGAGAGAAAGACAAACCAGTATGCTAAAAGGGAATTTGAATCAACAATACGCCAAAAGTATAATGAGATGTTTAGCATCGAGCAAATGATTACAGTTGCTAAGAAAGAGAAAGTCGCCATGGCTGTTGATACAGAGGACAGAACAAAACTGTCTATGAAGAAGAATGATTTGGAGAACCGCAAAAGGCAACATGGAAAGAT TATTAATGAAAACAGGGAGAGAGTTAGAGGAGTGCTAAAAGGGAGGTTTCCTCCAGAGAAGGATTTGAGAGGCGAAATCAGTAAAGTATTGAG TGCTGTTACCATGGAGTTTGATGACTTGAGCACCAAATCTCGTGAAGCAGAGAATGAGGTGAATATGCTGCAGACAAGAATACAAGAAATTAACAATAACATCTACAAGCATCGGAAAGATATGGACT CAAAGAGGAGATATATTGAGTCTAAACTTCAGGCCTTAGATCAGCAATCTTTTACTGTTGATTACTATCCTACAGTCTTGGATTCAGCCAAGGAGAAAAGAGATGTCGAGAAAAG GAAATACAATTTTGCGGATGGTATGCGACAAATGTTTGATCCATTTGAAAGAGTTGCCCGTGCCAATCATATTTGCCCTTGCTGTGAACGACCTTTTTCTCTACAAGAGGAAGACGAATTTGTTAAAAAG CAAAGAATGAATGCTGCAAGTTCTGCTGAGAAATTAAAAGTGCTGGCTGCAGAGTCCTCGACTGCTGACTCTTTTTTTCAGCAATTGGACAGGCTTCGCATGGTTTATGAAGAATATGTTAACATTGGGAAGGAAAGAATCCCCAATGCTGAGAGAGAACTGCATGACCTTAATCAAGAGATGGAACAAAAGTCTTATGCCCTTGATGAT GTGTTAGCAGTTTTGGCTCAAGTAAAGGCTGAAAAGGACTCGATTCAGGCCCTGATGGAACCCATTGAAAATGCTGACAGACTATTTCAAGATATACAAAGAGAACAGAAGCTAGTCGATGAGCTGGCACATAAACTTGAACAAGGCCATGGTGCGAGATCTATGCAAGATATTGAGACAGAGCTGGATAATCTGCTAGAGACAAA GGATAATTTGCATAGAGAAGTAATGCAGTTGAGAACCGAACAAACGGAATTACAAGATGATTTGAGCGCGGTCCGAAATCGGTGGCACAACATAAGGGAAGAGAAAGTCAAAGCAGCTAATTTATTGTCCGATGTCAAAAGGGCAGAAGAAGAGTTGGAGCGTTTGACCGAAGAAAAGAATCGAGTTGATCTTGATGAAAAG CTTTTGGCAGAGTCTCTTCGCCCTTTATCGAAGGAGAAAGATAAATTACTTGGCTACCATAATGACTTAAAAGTTAAACTTAATCGTGAATATGATGATCAAGCTGAACGAAAAAGAGAATACGAGCAGGAAGTTGAGGCATTAAATATgattaatttgaaaattaaaga GTATAATGATTCAAAGAAAGGTGAGAAGTTGCAGGAAATCCAAGAAAAGCAACATCTGCTTGAATCTCAACTTCAAAGTTGTAAAACTAGAAAGAAGGAAATCTTAGCTGAGTTGAACAAAAGCAAAGATTTAAGAGGGAAACAAGATCAGGTAAGACGAAATATTGAGGATAATTTGAGTTACAGGAAAACGAAAGCTGAAGTAGAGGAACTTACCCATGAGCTTGAGTCACTGGAAGACAAAATGCTGAAGATTGGTCGGAAGCCCAAAGTTCAAGCTGAACTTGAAAAGCTCTCTCATGAGAGGGAGGAGTTTCTGAAAAGG TTAAACCAGAATGAGGGGATCATTTCTGCTCACCAGAGCGAaatttcaaagcataaaattgatctCAAAAACCCAGATTACAAGGACATTGACAAGCGGTACTTTGATCAGCTAATCCAACTAAAG ACAACTGAGATGGCAAACAAGGACCTGGACAGATATTACAATGCGCTTGACAA AGCATTAATGCGCTTCCACAGCATGAAGATGgaggaaataaataaaattataagagAGTTGTGGCAGCAAACATACCGAGGACAAGATATAGACTACATCTGTATACACTCAGATTCTGATGGTGCTGGGACTCGTTCTTACAGTTACAAG GTTCTCATGCAGACTGGTGATACAGAGCTCGAAATGAGAGGAAGGTGTAGTGCTGGTCAGAAG GTCCTTGCCTCCCTCATCATAAGATTGGCTTTGGCTGAAACTTTCTGCCTCAACTGCGGAATACTAGCACTAGATGAACCAACTACAAACTTGGATGGCCCGAATGCTGATAGTCTTGCCGCTGCTCTCCACAG AATTATGGAGGACCGGAAGGGCCAGGAGAACTTTCAGCTGATAGTAATTACTCATGATGAGCGTTTCGCTCAACTAATTGGCCAGCGCCAGCATGCAGAAAAATATTATCGGGTGGCAAAGGATGATCA CCAGCATAGCATAATCGAAGCCCAGGAGATCTTTGATTGA